The Papaver somniferum cultivar HN1 chromosome 3, ASM357369v1, whole genome shotgun sequence genome includes a region encoding these proteins:
- the LOC113357867 gene encoding probable LRR receptor-like serine/threonine-protein kinase IRK, whose product MRNWVSSFNPVLVLLLLFVSSVRSYVPPLNDDVLGLIVFKADLIDPTGKLSSWNEDDDTPCNNWVGITCNPRNNRVSDVILDGFSLSGKIGRGLLRLQFLRRLSLSKNNFTGSINPGLAGLENLRVIDFSENGLTGSIPDEFFKKCEYLRAVSFAKNKLTGEIPKSLSTCSTLAAVNFSSNQLSGVLPKEIWGLNGVRSVDFSDNLLVGEIPDGIEKAFNLRAVSLGRNKLNGVVPVGIGGCALLKVIDFSENLLTGGMPGSMRKLSLCNYVDLHGNKLDGEVPDWIGEMSSLQTLDLSGNAFTGGIPESMGKLQALKVLHLSQNGFNGGFPESLSKLTSLLELDLSRNSLTDILPVWIFGLGLQKVLLSENKLSGELESPGVSLEGSYQKLQVLDLSDNGFTGGIPSNIGVFSGLEMLNLSKNSLDGVIPVSVGGLKKAGVLDFSDNQLNASIPSEIGGAVALRELRLEKNSLSGKIPSHMEKCSSLTTLMLSQNKLEGPIPATLGNLTNLQTVDLSLNSLTGTLPKQLANLPHLLSFNISHNQLQGDLPAGGFFNTISLSSVSGNPALCGSIVDRPCPAVLPKPIVLNPNSSSDAAEPGSLSPNMRHKKIILSISALIAIGAAVVIALGVVAVTLLNIHARSTSSRSAAALALSAGDDYSRSPTTDANSGKLVMFSGDPDFSAGAHALLNKDCELGRGGFGAVYRTVLRDGRPVAIKKLTVSSLVKSQDDFEREVKKLGKIRHENLVALEGYYWTPSLQLLISEFVSGGSLYKQLHEGPGGNVLSWHDRFNIILGTAKSLAHLHQLDIIHYNLKSSNVLIDSNGEPKVGDFGLARLLPMLDRYVLSSKIQSALGYMAPEFACRTVKITEKCDVYGFGVLVLEVVTGKRPVEYMEDDVVVLCDMVRGALEEGKVEECVDTRLLGDFPAEEAIPVMKLGLICTSQVPSNRPDMGEVVNILELIRCPSEGQEELE is encoded by the exons ATGAGAAACTGGGTCAGTTCATTTAACCctgttcttgttcttcttcttctatttgtcTCATCAGTTAGATCATATGTTCCGCCATTAAATGATGATGTGTTGGGATTAATAGTATTTAAAGCTGATCTTATTGATCCAACAGGCAAGTTATCATCATggaatgaagatgatgatactCCATGTAACAACTGGGTTGGTATAACATGTAACCCTAGAAACAATCGTGTCTCAGATGTCATTCTCGACGGATTCTCACTTTCCGGCAAGATTGGTCGTGGGCTTCTCAGATTACAGTTCTTAAGAAGACTATCTTTATCTAAAAACAACTTCACTGGTAGTATTAATCCGGGTTTAGCTGGTTTGGAGAATTTGAGAGTGATTGATTTCAGTGAGAATGGACTCACTGGATCCATCCCAGATGAGTTCTTCAAGAAATGTGAGTACTTGAGAGCTGTTTCATTTGCTAAGAACAAGCTTACAGGTGAGATTCCTAAGAGTTTGAGTACTTGTTCTACACTTGCTgctgttaatttcagttctaaTCAGTTGTCTGGGGTGTTGCCGAAAGAGATCTGGGGATTGAATGGGGTTAGGTCTGTTGATTTCTCTGATAATTTACTTGTTGGTGAGATACCGGATGGGATTGAGAAGGCTTTTAATTTGAGAGCTGTTAGTTTAGGGAGGAATAAGTTGAATGGGGTGGTTCCGGTGGGGATTGGTGGGTGTGCTTTGTTGAAGGTGATTGATTTCAGTGAGAATTTGTTGACCGGTGGAATGCCTGGTTCGATGAGGAAGTTGTCTTTGTGTAATTATGTTGATTTACATGGGAATAAGTTGGATGGTGAAGTTCCTGATTGGATTGGTGAAATGAGTAGCTTGCAGACTTTGGATCTCTCTGGGAATGCATTTACCGGAGGGATACCGGAGTCGATGGGGAAGCTTCAGGCTCTGAAGGTGCTGCATTTGTCGCAGAATGGTTTTAATGGCGGGTTTCCGGAGTCATTGAGTAAGCTGACGAGTCTGTTGGAGTTGGATTTGAGCCGGAATTCGTTGACGGATATACTTCCAGTGTGGATATTTGGGTTAGGTTTGCAGAAAGTTTTGTTGTCTGAGAACAAATTAAGTGGAGAGTTGGAATCTCCGGGGGTGTCGCTGGAGGGCTCGTATCAGAAGCTTCAAGTATTGGACTTGTCGGATAATGGGTTTACTGGGGGCATTCCATCTAACATTGGGGTTTTTAGTGGTTTGGAGATGTTGAACTTGTCGAAGAACTCTCTGGATGGAGTTATTCCAGTGAGTGTTGGTGGGCTGAAGAAGGCTGGTGTTCTTGATTTCAGTGATAATCAACTTAATGCTAGCATTCCTTCTGAAATCGGAGGTGCGGTTGCTTTGAGGGAGTTGAGGCTGGAGAAAAATTCCTTGTCCGGGAAAATCCCTTCCCATATGGAAAAGTGTTCATCTCTAACCACCCT AATGTTGTCACAGAACAAACTTGAAGGTCCAATTCCTGCAACCTTGGGTAACCTCACCAACCTCCAGACAGTAGACTTATCTTTAAACAGCCTAACAGGAACCTTGCCTAAGCAGCTTGCCAATCTTCCTCACCTCCTGTCCTTTAATATCTCCCACAATCAACTCCAAGGTGATCTACCTGCTGGTGGATTCTTCAATACCATTTCCCTTTCCTCTGTTTCGGGTAACCCGGCCCTTTGTGGTTCTATTGTTGACCGCCCTTGCCCTGCTGTCCTTCCAAAACCCATTGTTCTCAATCCTAACTCTTCTTCTGATGCGGCTGAACCCGGTTCTTTGTCCCCAAACATGCGTCACAAAAAGATCATTCTGAGCATTTCTGCGTTAATTGCAATTGGTGCAGCTGTTGTCATTGCCCTTGGTGTAGTCGCTGTTACACTTCTAAATATCCATGCTCGATCCACATCATCCCGTTCTGCTGCAGCCCTTGCATTATCAGCGGGTGATGACTACAGCCGTTCTCCCACTACTGATGCCAACTCTGGCAAGCTTGTCATGTTCTCAGGTGACCCAGACTTCAGTGCTGGGGCCCATGCGCTGCTGAATAAGGATTGTGAGCTTGGTCGTGGAGGGTTCGGAGCTGTTTACAGGACGGTCCTCCGGGATGGACGGCCAGTTGCCATCAAGAAGCTAACTGTCTCAAGCCTTGTGAAGTCCCAAGATGATTTTGAGAGGGAAGTCAAGAAGCTGGGAAAAATCCGTCATGAAAATCTTGTGGCACTTGAAGGGTATTATTGGACTCCCTCATTGCAACTCCTCATTTCTGAATTTGTATCCGGAGGAAGTCTGTATAAGCAGCTTCATGAAGGACCAGGAGGGAATGTCCTGTCATGGCACGATAGGTTCAACATAATTCTTGGCACTGCAAAGAGTTTAGCACATTTGCACCAGCTAGACATAATCCATTACAATCTGAAATCAAGTAATGTTCTAATTGACAGCAATGGTGAGCCAAAAGTTGGAGATTTCGGGTTGGCGAGATTACTGCCAATGCTAGATCGTTATGTTCTCAGTAGCAAGATTCAGAGCGCACTTGGATACATGGCACCTGAATTCGCATGCCGCACAGTAAAAATAACCGAAAAGTGTGACGTCTATGGGTTTGGAGTTTTGGTACTAGAGGTGGTGACAGGAAAGCGGCCAGTGGAGTATATGGAGGATGATGTGGTGGTTCTCTGCGATATGGTCAGGGGAGCATTAGAAGAAGGGAAAGTAGAGGAATGTGTTGACACAAGGTTATTAGGGGACTTCCCTGCAGAGGAGGCCATCCCTGTGATGAAATTAGGTCTCATATGTACATCTCAGGTACCTTCAAATAGGCCTGACATGGGAGAGGTTGTTAACATATTGGAGCTGATCAGATGCCCTTCAGAAGGTCAAGAGGAGTTGGAATGA